One Paenarthrobacter aurescens TC1 DNA window includes the following coding sequences:
- a CDS encoding putative alpha-1,6-mannanase: MTRSFGRRLLFLPGTHIGAVSLPSNTLKSISGPWHYWWQAHYVDCLVDAGRRELASKTKFDGASRPSAGRLASRLVTTIRLRNLLRFVNDYYDDMAWLALATLRLEKLAEETKKPGRRRNAYVQKSLTLQFDSASTDHLGGGTFWSTKRDFKNTPATAPVALYYARTGHQERAQSLVTWLNNKLLHPERGVYLDGLRISNGKTELDAAIYTYNQGPVLGALLELGGEDNLRRAALLVDAVERELTLPGTQVVRGDGTGDGGLFTGILLRYLALAARDARLPATTRETATSLVRSTADALWTGRRENQNQATSRRGTPAIVFSFDPQRPASETYPVGAAVELSTQLQAWMALEAAASIPSN; encoded by the coding sequence GTGACCCGAAGCTTCGGTAGGCGACTGCTCTTCCTGCCAGGTACCCACATCGGCGCGGTGAGTCTGCCCAGCAACACCCTCAAGAGCATCTCCGGCCCTTGGCACTATTGGTGGCAAGCGCACTACGTCGATTGCCTGGTGGACGCCGGCCGCCGTGAACTCGCGAGCAAAACAAAGTTCGACGGCGCCTCCCGCCCTAGTGCCGGCCGGCTCGCTTCACGGCTGGTCACCACTATCCGGTTGCGGAATCTGCTGCGTTTCGTGAACGACTACTACGACGATATGGCGTGGCTGGCCCTCGCCACGCTGCGCTTGGAGAAGCTGGCGGAGGAGACCAAGAAGCCTGGTCGCCGGCGCAACGCGTACGTCCAAAAGAGCCTGACGCTGCAGTTCGATTCGGCCTCTACCGACCACCTTGGTGGCGGCACCTTTTGGAGCACCAAGCGCGACTTCAAGAACACACCCGCTACTGCCCCCGTGGCCCTCTATTATGCGCGGACAGGCCACCAAGAGCGCGCGCAATCACTGGTGACCTGGCTCAACAACAAACTCCTCCACCCGGAACGCGGCGTGTACTTGGATGGTTTGCGAATCAGCAACGGCAAAACAGAGCTGGATGCGGCCATCTACACCTACAACCAGGGCCCGGTCCTGGGTGCGCTGCTGGAACTGGGCGGTGAGGACAATCTGCGCAGAGCCGCCCTGCTTGTGGACGCCGTGGAACGCGAACTGACGCTTCCCGGCACGCAGGTGGTCCGCGGTGACGGCACAGGAGATGGCGGCCTCTTTACCGGCATCCTGCTCCGCTACCTCGCGCTGGCTGCCAGGGACGCCAGACTCCCGGCGACAACGCGAGAGACGGCCACGTCCTTGGTGCGCAGCACGGCCGATGCCTTGTGGACCGGCCGCCGCGAGAACCAGAACCAGGCCACGTCCCGCCGCGGAACTCCTGCCATCGTCTTCTCATTCGACCCCCAGCGACCGGCGAGCGAAACGTATCCGGTGGGGGCCGCCGTCGAGCTTTCCACGCAGCTTCAAGCCTGGATGGCACTGGAAGCCGCCGCGAGCATTCCA